The Silvanigrella paludirubra genome contains a region encoding:
- a CDS encoding ArnT family glycosyltransferase: MIKKEALKNLLTPIYLKQPFQLKNFYLWLTLSLFLILRLIWSAYFPMANDEVYYWDWSRHIQLSYIDAPPFVSWISYLGGLLFQGSFGARFFLPFLHLFSSIFILLSSKTIAEINQKNFTNENALCALILFQLAPVFNLEGIILLPDASLLFAISGALYFILKAFLISNKNQTSLSIKYGFFFGIFLGIAALSKYHALPIAVGFFLASLILRGVRNSFHDFSFWFVTAIAAVVVSSPVFIWNYLNNYASFHFQSQHGFSGFSFHYKPFLKYIFGTIFYLLPWFFIPLFYFSIKGILKKSYYKSINLLTTIPFLILFTIILSSALGKQALPHWTMPGFLLLIPSFVLIWNPLTGKNRSTWIRLFKVTLFLSVVIPSILCFPKFNLLLIKGYTFVKGNADDLFQAYAWIDLQKQLLNQENIEIKSAPYYETIESQNCTNQYQIASLKWYWAAQLAFHFENKPRVYNFDFVNTSFYSWRDKLYDLANCKFIIIGSRDHYNKNDILKIMNIEETKEFNISPYNGENIIFIRGTMKDKFTLKEIYDNKIKEVKY, translated from the coding sequence GTGATAAAAAAAGAAGCTCTAAAAAATCTTCTAACCCCAATTTATTTGAAACAACCTTTTCAATTAAAAAACTTTTATTTATGGTTAACACTTTCTCTTTTTTTAATATTAAGGCTAATATGGTCTGCTTATTTTCCAATGGCAAATGACGAAGTATATTATTGGGATTGGTCTCGACATATTCAATTAAGTTACATCGATGCGCCTCCTTTTGTCTCTTGGATTTCCTATTTAGGAGGACTTTTATTTCAGGGATCTTTTGGAGCGCGGTTTTTTCTTCCCTTTTTACACTTATTCTCTTCTATTTTTATATTATTGAGTTCTAAGACAATTGCGGAAATAAATCAAAAAAATTTCACAAATGAAAATGCATTATGCGCTTTAATTCTGTTCCAATTAGCACCAGTATTTAATTTGGAAGGTATCATTTTATTGCCTGATGCATCACTTTTATTCGCAATTTCTGGTGCTTTATATTTTATTTTAAAAGCATTTTTAATATCAAATAAAAATCAAACTTCTCTTTCTATAAAATATGGTTTCTTTTTTGGTATTTTTCTTGGCATCGCTGCTTTATCAAAATATCATGCCCTACCCATAGCTGTGGGCTTTTTTCTTGCATCACTTATATTGCGTGGAGTAAGAAATTCTTTTCATGATTTTTCATTTTGGTTTGTAACCGCTATTGCAGCTGTAGTTGTGTCGAGCCCTGTTTTTATTTGGAATTATTTAAATAATTATGCATCATTTCATTTTCAAAGCCAACACGGTTTTTCTGGATTTTCTTTTCACTATAAACCTTTTTTAAAATATATTTTTGGAACTATTTTTTATTTATTACCTTGGTTTTTTATTCCTTTATTTTATTTTTCGATAAAAGGAATTTTAAAGAAATCTTATTATAAATCAATAAATCTTTTAACAACTATCCCATTTTTAATTTTATTTACGATTATTTTAAGCTCTGCTTTAGGTAAACAGGCATTACCCCATTGGACTATGCCTGGATTTTTATTATTAATCCCTTCATTTGTTCTTATTTGGAATCCACTGACAGGGAAAAATAGAAGTACATGGATTCGATTATTTAAAGTTACTTTATTTCTATCCGTAGTGATCCCAAGTATTTTATGTTTTCCAAAGTTTAATCTATTGCTTATTAAGGGATATACTTTTGTCAAAGGAAATGCGGACGACCTTTTTCAAGCTTATGCATGGATTGATTTACAAAAACAACTTTTAAATCAAGAAAATATAGAAATAAAAAGCGCTCCCTATTATGAAACCATTGAAAGTCAAAACTGCACAAATCAATATCAAATTGCTTCTTTAAAATGGTATTGGGCCGCACAGCTCGCTTTTCATTTTGAAAATAAACCGCGTGTTTATAATTTTGACTTTGTGAATACTTCTTTTTACTCTTGGCGTGACAAGCTATATGATTTAGCAAATTGTAAGTTTATCATTATTGGTAGCAGAGACCATTACAATAAAAACGATATATTAAAAATAATGAATATCGAAGAGACTAAAGAATTTAATATTTCTCCATATAATGGAGAAAATATTATATTTATAAGAGGAACTATGAAAGATAAGTTCACATTAAAAGAAATATACGATAACAAAATAAAAGAAGTAAAGTATTAA